A genomic segment from Bos mutus isolate GX-2022 chromosome 27, NWIPB_WYAK_1.1, whole genome shotgun sequence encodes:
- the PDLIM3 gene encoding PDZ and LIM domain protein 3 isoform X1, producing the protein MPQNVVLPGPAPWGFRLSGGIDFNQPLVITRITPGSKAAAANLCPGDVILAIDGFGTESMTHADAQDRIKAAGHQLCLKIDRAEARLWSPQVTEDGKAHPFKINLESEPQDVNYFEHKHNVRPKPFIIPGRSSGCSTPSGVDGGSGRSTPSSVSTLSTICPGDLKVAAKMAPNIPLEMELPGVKIVHAQFNTPMQLYSDDNIMETLQGQVSTALGETPLMSEPTASVPPESDVYRMLHDNRNEPTQPRQSGSFRVLQELVNDGADDRPAGTRSVRAPVTKVHGGAGGTQKMPFCDKCGSGIVGAVVKARDKYRHPECFVCADCNLNLKQKGYFFVEGELYCETHARARMRPPEGYDTVTLYPKA; encoded by the exons ATGCCCCAAAATGTGGTCCTGCCCGGGCCGGCGCCCTGGGGCTTCAGACTCTCGGGGGGCATAGACTTCAACCAGCCTTTGGTCATCACCAGG ATCACGCCAGGAAGCAAGGCGGCAGCTGCCAACCTGTGTCCTGGGGATGTCATCCTGGCTATTGATGGCTTTGGGACAGAGTCCATGACTCATGCTGATGCACAGGACAGGATTAAGGCAGCAGGACACCAGCTCTGTCTCAAAATTGACAG ggCGGAAGCTCGCTTGTGGTCTCCACAGGTAACTGAAGATGGAAAGGCTCATCCTTTCAAAATCAACTTAGAATCAGAACCACAG GATGTGAACTACTTTGAACACAAGCACAACGTTCGGCCCAAACCTTTCATAATCCCAGGCCGAAGCAG TGGATGCAGCACTCCGTCCGGTGTTGATGGCGGCAGTGGGCGTAGCACCCCTTCTTCTGTCAGTACTCTTAGTACTATTTGCCCAGGTGACTTGAAAGTTGCTGCTAAGATGGCCCCTAACATTCCTTTGGAAATGGAACTTCCTGGTGTGAAGATTGTACATGCTCAATTTAATACACCCATGCAGTTGTACTCAGATGACAATATTATGGAAACACTTCAGGGTCAGGTTTCAACAGCTCTAGGGGAAACACCCTTGATGAG TGAACCCACGGCCTCCGTGCCCCCCGAGTCGGATGTGTACCGGATGCTCCACGACAATCGCAATGAACCTACCCAGCCTCGCCAGTCGGGCTCCTTCAGGGTGCTCCAGGAACTAGTGAACGATGGCGCTG ATGACCGTCCTGCTGGAACTCGGAGTGTGAGAGCTCCAGTTACAAAAGTCCACGGCGGTGCTGGCGGCACGCAGAAGATGCCATTCTGTGACAAATGTGGGAGTGGCATCGT TGGTGCGGTTGTGAAAGCGCGGGACAAATACCGGCATCCGGAGTGCTTCGTGTGCGCCGACTGTAACCTCAACCTCAAACAGAAGGGCTACTTCTTCGTGGAGGGGGAGCTGTACTGTGAAACTCACGCCCGGGCCCGCATGAGGCCCCCGGAGGGCTATGACACAGTCACCCTTTATCCCAAAGCTTAA
- the PDLIM3 gene encoding PDZ and LIM domain protein 3 isoform X3, whose amino-acid sequence MPQNVVLPGPAPWGFRLSGGIDFNQPLVITRITPGSKAAAANLCPGDVILAIDGFGTESMTHADAQDRIKAAGHQLCLKIDRAEARLWSPQVTEDGKAHPFKINLESEPQDVNYFEHKHNVRPKPFIIPGRSSEPTASVPPESDVYRMLHDNRNEPTQPRQSGSFRVLQELVNDGADDRPAGTRSVRAPVTKVHGGAGGTQKMPFCDKCGSGIVGAVVKARDKYRHPECFVCADCNLNLKQKGYFFVEGELYCETHARARMRPPEGYDTVTLYPKA is encoded by the exons ATGCCCCAAAATGTGGTCCTGCCCGGGCCGGCGCCCTGGGGCTTCAGACTCTCGGGGGGCATAGACTTCAACCAGCCTTTGGTCATCACCAGG ATCACGCCAGGAAGCAAGGCGGCAGCTGCCAACCTGTGTCCTGGGGATGTCATCCTGGCTATTGATGGCTTTGGGACAGAGTCCATGACTCATGCTGATGCACAGGACAGGATTAAGGCAGCAGGACACCAGCTCTGTCTCAAAATTGACAG ggCGGAAGCTCGCTTGTGGTCTCCACAGGTAACTGAAGATGGAAAGGCTCATCCTTTCAAAATCAACTTAGAATCAGAACCACAG GATGTGAACTACTTTGAACACAAGCACAACGTTCGGCCCAAACCTTTCATAATCCCAGGCCGAAGCAG TGAACCCACGGCCTCCGTGCCCCCCGAGTCGGATGTGTACCGGATGCTCCACGACAATCGCAATGAACCTACCCAGCCTCGCCAGTCGGGCTCCTTCAGGGTGCTCCAGGAACTAGTGAACGATGGCGCTG ATGACCGTCCTGCTGGAACTCGGAGTGTGAGAGCTCCAGTTACAAAAGTCCACGGCGGTGCTGGCGGCACGCAGAAGATGCCATTCTGTGACAAATGTGGGAGTGGCATCGT TGGTGCGGTTGTGAAAGCGCGGGACAAATACCGGCATCCGGAGTGCTTCGTGTGCGCCGACTGTAACCTCAACCTCAAACAGAAGGGCTACTTCTTCGTGGAGGGGGAGCTGTACTGTGAAACTCACGCCCGGGCCCGCATGAGGCCCCCGGAGGGCTATGACACAGTCACCCTTTATCCCAAAGCTTAA
- the PDLIM3 gene encoding PDZ and LIM domain protein 3 isoform X2 has product MPQNVVLPGPAPWGFRLSGGIDFNQPLVITRITPGSKAAAANLCPGDVILAIDGFGTESMTHADAQDRIKAAGHQLCLKIDRAEARLWSPQVTEDGKAHPFKINLESEPQEFKPIGAAHNRRAQPFVAAANIDDKRQVVSASYNSPIGLYSTSNIQDALHGQLRGLIPSSPQNEPTASVPPESDVYRMLHDNRNEPTQPRQSGSFRVLQELVNDGADDRPAGTRSVRAPVTKVHGGAGGTQKMPFCDKCGSGIVGAVVKARDKYRHPECFVCADCNLNLKQKGYFFVEGELYCETHARARMRPPEGYDTVTLYPKA; this is encoded by the exons ATGCCCCAAAATGTGGTCCTGCCCGGGCCGGCGCCCTGGGGCTTCAGACTCTCGGGGGGCATAGACTTCAACCAGCCTTTGGTCATCACCAGG ATCACGCCAGGAAGCAAGGCGGCAGCTGCCAACCTGTGTCCTGGGGATGTCATCCTGGCTATTGATGGCTTTGGGACAGAGTCCATGACTCATGCTGATGCACAGGACAGGATTAAGGCAGCAGGACACCAGCTCTGTCTCAAAATTGACAG ggCGGAAGCTCGCTTGTGGTCTCCACAGGTAACTGAAGATGGAAAGGCTCATCCTTTCAAAATCAACTTAGAATCAGAACCACAG GAGTTCAAACCCATTGGTGCCGCACACAACAGAAGGGCCCAGCCTTTTGTTGCAGCAGCAAACATTGATGACAAAAGACAGGTAGTGAGCGCTTCCTATAACTCACCCATTGGGCTCTATTCAACCAGCAATATACAAGATGCACTTCACGGGCAGCTGCGGGGGCTCATCCCTAGTTCACCTCAAAA TGAACCCACGGCCTCCGTGCCCCCCGAGTCGGATGTGTACCGGATGCTCCACGACAATCGCAATGAACCTACCCAGCCTCGCCAGTCGGGCTCCTTCAGGGTGCTCCAGGAACTAGTGAACGATGGCGCTG ATGACCGTCCTGCTGGAACTCGGAGTGTGAGAGCTCCAGTTACAAAAGTCCACGGCGGTGCTGGCGGCACGCAGAAGATGCCATTCTGTGACAAATGTGGGAGTGGCATCGT TGGTGCGGTTGTGAAAGCGCGGGACAAATACCGGCATCCGGAGTGCTTCGTGTGCGCCGACTGTAACCTCAACCTCAAACAGAAGGGCTACTTCTTCGTGGAGGGGGAGCTGTACTGTGAAACTCACGCCCGGGCCCGCATGAGGCCCCCGGAGGGCTATGACACAGTCACCCTTTATCCCAAAGCTTAA